A stretch of DNA from Staphylococcus sp. KG4-3:
TTGTATGAATAAATACGACCATCAACTGAAACTTCACTGCCTCTAAAGGTGCAACGCCACCTAGTATCAAACCAGTCATCATACCAGGTATAGAGACAATACCATATGTTTTAACAGAATCAATCGTAGGTACAATAGCTGTTTTAATACTGTTTCTAATCGTTGCCTTAGAGGATACTTTAGGGTTAGCGCCTAAAGCCAATTTAGCTTCTATTTGACTCATTTCTTTTACAAACTCTTTATCTAAATTTTGATAGGCTAAATTGATGGCTATCAAGCCATTACTTCCCAACATACCTGCTATCGGTATAACTTCATTTGGTTTAAACTGAATTGCACCAGTTAAGATAACACCAACTAATGGCAAGGCAACACCAACGAATATAGCTATAAATGAAATCCAAAACACATGATGCATGACTGGCGAAGCCCTACTTATTGTATTCCAAGAAGCATTTATAATAATTATTAATACAAATGTAAGCAGTAGCCACTTTTGGTTTACTCCAAAAATAAAATGTAAGAGATACCCTAATATAACAAGTTGAACCACTGCACGTAATGTAGCAATTAATAAATCTTTAATTATATGTAATTTTTCTTTATAAGAGACGATAATAGGAAATAGCAATAGAAGACCGGTTAATGCTAACGCAGTTGTGCTCATGATAAATCATCCTCCTGTGCAATTCGACCTTCAACGACTTTAATTCTTTTCTTAAAGTGCCTACTACTTTGTTCATTACTATGAGTAATCCATAAAATAGAGACACCTTCTTTGGCCATATTAAAAATTAGTTTTTCAATTTTTTCACTATTTTGCTCGTCTAGTGCACTAGTCGCTTCATCTAATAATAGCATCTGTGGTTTGTACATTAACTGCCTTGCTATGGTTATTCTCTGTCTTTCCCCACCGGATAAATGATCTATTCTAGTATTGAAATTGTAATGACCCAAACCAACAGATTTCAATAAATATTTTGCTCTTTTGCGATCAAATTTATCATTGTGTACTTCTGCTGGAAAGGCTAAATTCTCTCCTATAGTTCTATCAAACAAGTCACTCTCTTGTAATAGATAACTAATTTTCATACGCAATGTTTCTGGATCAATCTGCTCATAAGGCTTACCATTTAAATATATTTCCCCTTCTGTCGGACTAATTAAATTATTAATCAATCTCATTAATGTACTTTTCCCGCTTCCTGAAGGTCCTACAATCGCAATAGTATCCCCTTCCTCAATTTTCAAAGAAATATCGTTGATGATGTCACGGTTATCAACATGATATGAAACATTTTTCAGTTCTAACATGCTTCGGCCTCCCTAATATTTGCTTTACTCATCATTATTCCCTAACACATGATGTAAATAACCAGTTTCTAGAAAATATAACTTAACAATACTTTATTAAAAGTTATTTTAAAATAACAATTGTTAAAAATGATATGAAATTATTTAAACTGTGCAATATGATAGAAACAGCTAAATTCATACCACTTTTTAGATAAACAAAGGCTAAACTTGCACCAATTATAATATAACTTCCTATTTCAAAAGGCGAAGTGGCACCTAGAACATGTACACTCGCGAAAAGAATGACTGACAGAACTGTAGCAAAACCATAGGTAATTTTTTTACCTAATTCATGAATAATTAAGTGCCTAAATAATAATTCTTCAATAAAAGAGGTCAAAATGACGATATCTATAAACAGCAATGGAAGCATCCAATTATTATCAAACAGTTCTTCTAATAACATTTGATTCTGAGTTTCTCCATATTGAAGAGATTCAGGCAAAAAATCTGTGATCCATTCATATCCAGTAATCAATACTAGTGAAACCATATAAGTTAGCAAAATTATTAATAAATATTTTTGACCTTTCTTAAAACGCTCTATCGCAATCGGTACTAATCGATGGTTCTTATGTATTAAATAAAAACTTAACAAAATAATAATTTCAGAGATTATTGTACTTATAATCTTGTAATCATTGCCTGCTACTTCATTTTTAATATTAAATAACAAGAAAACTCCAAATATTACAGCTAAGACAATTAAAGGTACAACTTGATTGAATAGTATATAAAAAGGAATAAGCCAGAAATCTCTTTTCACAATATGCTTACTTTGCCATTGGTTTTTTTCTTGAAATTGTTTCGTTCTTTTTAAAGTTAATTCTTCATCCATATGACACCTTCCTTTATATTTATATATTGTAAATATATCACGATTCAAATTACTTATATATGTTTTATAAAATTTTTCTTAGCATTTCATTTTTTAGAATTTTAATATTAAGTAACTTTTTCTTTTTTTAGTTATTTCATTGTAAAATGATCATTTTGTTGTAACATATAGTTAAATGGGGGGATGCTTTATGACAATATTAACCGTACTACAGTTTATTGTTAATATAATCATTGTTTTATTTCTAATAAGTGGGCTTATTATAGGTGCACTATTACTATTTAAAGATAAGCGTCAAAAACAACATAGCGTATTACGTAATTATCCTTTATTAGCTAGAATACGTTATTTTGGTGAGAAAATAGGTCCGGAATTACGTCAATATCTCTTTTTGGCAGACACTAAAGGTAAACCTTTTTCTAGAAATGATTTCACTAATATCGTTGTAGCAGGCAAATATAATTCCAGGATGACAAGTTTTGGTACTCAATGCGATTATGAAGATGGCTTTTATATTCAAAACACTATGTTTCCACTACAATCATCCGAATTGCACATCGATCAATCACCTATGATATCTTCTTTTATTTATCAGATAGATAATGAGCGTCTATTTGATCGTGACGAGCATAGAATAAAAACAGAAATTGACCCTTACTATTTATCAGACGACAATCAAATTATACTCGGACCAGAGCTTGAACAACCTTTCAAACTAAAACGTTTGGTTGGTCAATCTGGTATGAGTTACGGTGCATTAGGTAGCCATGCTATTACTGCCCTTTCTAAAGGGTTAGGACAAGCTGGTACATGGATGAATACAGGTGAAGGTGGGCTATCAAAACACCATCTGTCTGGTGATGTAGATATTATTTTTCAAATCGGGCCTGGTCTATTCGGAGTACGTGATAAACAAGGTGATTTTGATACAGACGCCTTTAAGCATTTATCACAGCGTCCTCGAATTAAAGCTTTTGAAATCAAACTAGCTCAAGGCGCTAAAACAAGGGGCGGCCATATGCAAGGCAATAAAGTCACTGAAGAAATTGCAGAAATTCGT
This window harbors:
- a CDS encoding FMN-binding glutamate synthase family protein; translated protein: MTILTVLQFIVNIIIVLFLISGLIIGALLLFKDKRQKQHSVLRNYPLLARIRYFGEKIGPELRQYLFLADTKGKPFSRNDFTNIVVAGKYNSRMTSFGTQCDYEDGFYIQNTMFPLQSSELHIDQSPMISSFIYQIDNERLFDRDEHRIKTEIDPYYLSDDNQIILGPELEQPFKLKRLVGQSGMSYGALGSHAITALSKGLGQAGTWMNTGEGGLSKHHLSGDVDIIFQIGPGLFGVRDKQGDFDTDAFKHLSQRPRIKAFEIKLAQGAKTRGGHMQGNKVTEEIAEIRKVEPWKTINSPNRFEQINNPSALLSWVHQLQQLGQKPVGFKIVISKVSEVEDLVRTMIDTQQYPNFITIDGGEGGTGATFQELEDGVGLPLFTALPILTSLLEKYGIRHRIKIFASGKLITPDKIAIALGLGADLINVARGMMISVGCIMSQQCHMNTCPVGVATTDPKREKGLIIDEKKYRVTNFVTSLHEGLFNIAAAVGVESPTQISKEHIIIKNKDGNIQSIQDYKLKLIEHV
- a CDS encoding CPBP family intramembrane glutamic endopeptidase, encoding MDEELTLKRTKQFQEKNQWQSKHIVKRDFWLIPFYILFNQVVPLIVLAVIFGVFLLFNIKNEVAGNDYKIISTIISEIIILLSFYLIHKNHRLVPIAIERFKKGQKYLLIILLTYMVSLVLITGYEWITDFLPESLQYGETQNQMLLEELFDNNWMLPLLFIDIVILTSFIEELLFRHLIIHELGKKITYGFATVLSVILFASVHVLGATSPFEIGSYIIIGASLAFVYLKSGMNLAVSIILHSLNNFISFLTIVILK
- the fetB gene encoding iron export ABC transporter permease subunit FetB, which gives rise to MSTTALALTGLLLLFPIIVSYKEKLHIIKDLLIATLRAVVQLVILGYLLHFIFGVNQKWLLLTFVLIIIINASWNTISRASPVMHHVFWISFIAIFVGVALPLVGVILTGAIQFKPNEVIPIAGMLGSNGLIAINLAYQNLDKEFVKEMSQIEAKLALGANPKVSSKATIRNSIKTAIVPTIDSVKTYGIVSIPGMMTGLILGGVAPLEAVKFQLMVVFIHTTATIMSALIATYLSYKQFFNHRDQLIGRHMHTKER
- a CDS encoding ATP-binding cassette domain-containing protein; its protein translation is MLELKNVSYHVDNRDIINDISLKIEEGDTIAIVGPSGSGKSTLMRLINNLISPTEGEIYLNGKPYEQIDPETLRMKISYLLQESDLFDRTIGENLAFPAEVHNDKFDRKRAKYLLKSVGLGHYNFNTRIDHLSGGERQRITIARQLMYKPQMLLLDEATSALDEQNSEKIEKLIFNMAKEGVSILWITHSNEQSSRHFKKRIKVVEGRIAQEDDLS